The Candidatus Koribacter versatilis Ellin345 genome has a segment encoding these proteins:
- a CDS encoding peptidoglycan-binding domain-containing protein, which yields MFGCLSAAEAKTTKNTASSSGGSSHHKTSGKASSKKTSSKSRGQAAPNSDRTREIQTALIREHYMSGEPTGSWDNQTRDALTKFQADNGWQTKLVPDSRALIKLGLGPSREGLLNPDTAAISPHELGAEKPQPGGSASN from the coding sequence ATGTTCGGATGCCTAAGCGCAGCCGAAGCGAAAACGACGAAGAATACCGCCTCGTCAAGCGGCGGGTCGTCGCATCACAAAACATCCGGCAAAGCTTCTTCAAAGAAAACGTCCAGTAAGTCCCGTGGCCAGGCCGCTCCCAATAGCGACCGCACCCGCGAGATCCAGACTGCTCTCATCCGCGAGCACTACATGAGCGGAGAGCCCACCGGATCCTGGGACAACCAGACCCGCGATGCCCTGACCAAGTTCCAGGCCGACAACGGCTGGCAAACGAAGCTGGTTCCCGACTCTCGCGCCCTGATTAAGCTCGGCCTCGGCCCCAGCCGCGAAGGTCTCTTGAATCCCGACACCGCCGCCATCAGCCCGCACGAACTGGGCGCAGAAAAGCCACAACCCGGCGGCTCTGCCAGCAACTAA